A region of Nocardioides sp. JS614 DNA encodes the following proteins:
- a CDS encoding acyl-CoA dehydrogenase gives MRVGQDGWAEADEAAEVVRSVVTEALERAGDDPTSTCERTWAALASAGLLALAVPEEQGGEGLGLREVAVLLRETGVHAVQLPVWETLCCGALTLAAAGSAEQRHVLLPAVAAGEKLLTPALREVGAGIPDRPATTYADGRVTGRKIGVTYADRSARLLVTVTAGDRPAVALVDPQGPGVRLLESPSSLHTPQHTVVLDGASAELLEGADAACTLNELAVAGLCLTAAGVVAGARDLTASYLKGRTQFGRALAEFQAVAMQIADVYIASRTLDLAAQNAAWRIAHDLDATDDLAVAAYWVCREAPAAMRTCHHLHGGMGVDVTYPMHRYFSWVTDLAHALGALPEDVAIEDPTTKNLELGADQRALKAELREYFTGLAGREEHEEICQGTGPRDRHGETYQRVIRQLGADGWMGIGWPTEYGGHGLGEIEQTIFANEAQRADVHLPAVTLQTVGPTLIRYGTQKQKDLFLKRILEGDVHFAIGYSEPDAGTDLASLRTTARRDGDHYVVNGQKLWTTGGHQADYIWLACRTDPDAPKHKGISILMVDTRDPGYSWTPIITADGSHHVNATYFNDVRVPVDMLVGEENQGWKLITTQLNHERVMLGPAGRLEGLRDRVAEWATKAGVVDRPDVRRTMGEVTAVFRVNELLNWEVARAAAVGEISVGDASSSKVFAADEVQHLAADLADIVHRYGDPADEETAYLVRYLDGQAKRNLVLTFGGGVQEVQRELIAMFGLGLPRVPR, from the coding sequence ATGCGCGTGGGGCAGGACGGTTGGGCCGAGGCCGACGAGGCGGCCGAGGTGGTGCGCTCGGTCGTCACCGAGGCGCTCGAGCGTGCGGGGGACGACCCGACGTCGACGTGTGAGCGGACCTGGGCGGCGCTCGCGTCCGCGGGCCTGCTCGCGCTCGCGGTCCCCGAGGAGCAGGGCGGTGAGGGGCTCGGCCTGCGCGAGGTCGCGGTGCTGCTGCGCGAGACCGGCGTCCACGCGGTGCAGCTGCCCGTGTGGGAGACGCTGTGCTGCGGCGCCCTCACGCTCGCCGCGGCCGGCTCGGCGGAGCAGCGCCACGTGCTGCTCCCCGCTGTGGCGGCGGGCGAGAAGCTGCTGACCCCCGCGCTGCGCGAGGTGGGCGCGGGCATCCCCGACCGGCCGGCGACGACGTACGCCGACGGCCGCGTCACGGGGCGCAAGATCGGCGTCACGTACGCCGACCGGTCGGCCCGCCTGCTCGTGACCGTGACCGCCGGCGACCGCCCGGCGGTTGCCCTGGTGGACCCGCAGGGGCCGGGCGTGCGGCTGCTCGAGTCGCCCTCGTCGCTGCACACCCCGCAGCACACCGTCGTCCTCGATGGCGCGTCCGCGGAGCTGCTGGAGGGCGCGGACGCGGCGTGCACCCTGAACGAGCTCGCGGTCGCCGGGCTGTGCCTCACCGCGGCCGGCGTGGTGGCCGGGGCGCGCGACCTGACCGCGTCGTACCTCAAGGGCCGCACGCAATTCGGCCGGGCGCTGGCGGAGTTCCAGGCGGTCGCGATGCAGATCGCCGACGTCTACATCGCCTCGCGCACCCTCGACCTGGCGGCGCAGAACGCCGCCTGGCGGATCGCGCACGACCTCGACGCGACCGACGACCTCGCGGTGGCGGCGTACTGGGTCTGCCGCGAGGCGCCGGCGGCGATGCGCACCTGCCACCACCTGCACGGCGGCATGGGCGTCGACGTCACCTATCCCATGCACCGGTACTTCTCCTGGGTCACCGACCTCGCGCACGCCCTGGGCGCGCTGCCCGAGGATGTCGCGATCGAGGACCCGACGACCAAGAACCTCGAGCTCGGTGCCGACCAACGGGCGCTGAAGGCGGAGCTGCGGGAGTACTTCACGGGCCTCGCCGGGCGCGAGGAGCACGAGGAGATCTGCCAAGGAACTGGGCCTCGTGACCGGCACGGCGAGACCTACCAGCGGGTGATCCGGCAGCTCGGCGCGGATGGCTGGATGGGCATCGGCTGGCCGACGGAGTACGGCGGGCACGGGCTCGGCGAGATCGAGCAGACGATCTTCGCCAACGAGGCGCAGCGCGCCGACGTGCACCTTCCCGCGGTGACCCTGCAGACCGTCGGCCCGACGCTGATCAGGTACGGCACGCAGAAGCAGAAGGACCTGTTCCTCAAGCGGATCCTCGAGGGCGACGTGCACTTCGCGATCGGCTACAGCGAGCCGGACGCCGGCACCGACCTCGCGTCGCTGCGCACCACCGCGCGCCGCGACGGGGATCACTACGTGGTCAACGGGCAGAAGCTGTGGACCACCGGCGGCCACCAGGCCGACTACATCTGGCTGGCCTGCCGCACCGACCCCGACGCGCCCAAGCACAAGGGCATCTCGATCCTGATGGTCGACACCCGCGACCCGGGCTACTCCTGGACGCCGATCATCACCGCCGACGGCTCCCACCACGTCAACGCGACGTACTTCAACGACGTGCGGGTGCCGGTCGACATGCTCGTCGGCGAGGAGAACCAGGGCTGGAAGCTGATCACCACCCAGCTCAACCACGAGCGCGTGATGCTCGGCCCCGCCGGGCGCCTCGAGGGGCTGCGCGACCGGGTCGCGGAGTGGGCGACCAAGGCCGGGGTCGTCGACCGGCCCGACGTGCGCCGCACGATGGGCGAGGTGACGGCCGTGTTCCGCGTCAACGAGCTGCTCAACTGGGAGGTCGCCCGCGCGGCTGCGGTCGGCGAGATCTCGGTCGGCGACGCGTCGTCCTCGAAGGTGTTCGCCGCCGATGAGGTCCAGCACCTGGCCGCCGACCTGGCCGACATCGTGCACCGGTACGGCGACCCCGCGGACGAGGAGACGGCGTACCTCGTGCGCTACCTGGACGGCCAGGCCAAGCGCAACCTGGTGCTCACCTTCGGCGGCGGCGTCCAGGAGGTGCAGCGCGAGCTGATCGCGATGTTCGGGCTCGGGCTGCCGCGGGTGCCGCGATGA
- a CDS encoding alpha/beta fold hydrolase translates to MHPLSPGALVRRRYHVPYARIPAGAALELPGRGTTYVTDTPGPSPDSPTVLLLHAVGCTGLLTWFPSIEPLTRRYRVVTLDQRWHGRGIASPEFSLHDCADDVAALIDALDLRDVMVAGFSMGSIIAQRVWRQHPDKIDGLVLCATTDRFRSTIPERVFHQSLEIAMAGARGVARSRTAVRASRQAARALELFPEDMHDWVLGEFRSTSPWAVGQAVAALGRHHSRPWLGRIDVPTAVVVTLRDKVLPPDNQIALARRIPGATIHDIDAGHASCVLESERFVPALLEAVDTVNARRGDLPRRAERFSGSRRASGSA, encoded by the coding sequence GTGCACCCGTTGTCGCCCGGCGCCCTGGTGCGCCGCCGCTACCACGTGCCCTACGCGCGGATCCCGGCCGGCGCGGCGCTCGAGCTGCCGGGCCGGGGCACGACGTACGTCACCGACACCCCCGGCCCGAGCCCCGACTCCCCCACGGTGCTGCTCCTGCACGCCGTCGGGTGCACCGGGCTGCTGACCTGGTTCCCGTCGATCGAGCCGCTCACCCGCCGCTACCGGGTGGTGACCCTGGACCAGCGCTGGCACGGTCGCGGCATCGCGTCGCCCGAGTTCTCCCTCCACGACTGCGCCGACGACGTCGCCGCACTGATCGACGCCCTCGACCTGCGCGACGTGATGGTCGCGGGGTTCTCGATGGGCTCGATCATCGCCCAGCGGGTCTGGCGCCAGCACCCCGACAAGATCGACGGCCTGGTGCTGTGCGCGACGACCGATCGGTTCCGCTCCACGATTCCCGAGCGGGTCTTCCACCAGAGCCTGGAGATCGCGATGGCCGGGGCGCGCGGGGTCGCCCGGTCCCGGACCGCGGTGCGGGCCTCGCGGCAGGCCGCCCGTGCCCTCGAGCTGTTCCCCGAGGACATGCACGACTGGGTGCTCGGCGAGTTCCGCTCCACCAGCCCGTGGGCGGTCGGCCAGGCGGTCGCCGCCCTGGGTCGGCACCACTCGCGGCCCTGGCTGGGCCGGATCGACGTACCGACCGCCGTCGTGGTGACCCTGCGCGACAAGGTCCTCCCACCGGACAACCAGATCGCGCTCGCGCGACGGATCCCCGGCGCGACCATCCACGACATCGACGCCGGCCACGCCTCGTGCGTGCTGGAGTCCGAGCGGTTCGTCCCCGCGCTGCTCGAGGCGGTCGACACCGTCAACGCCCGGCGCGGCGACCTGCCGCGGCGCGCCGAGCGGTTCAGCGGGTCGAGGCGCGCTTCCGGGTCCGCTTGA
- a CDS encoding WS/DGAT/MGAT family O-acyltransferase: protein MDRLSGLDASFLYLETPAQLMHVCGVIVLDPSTMPGGYSFEALRDHLEAAVRDVSTFTRKVRPVPLGLDHPIWVQDRHFAIDRHVHRLALPAPGGYRELTELTSHLAGLPLDRSRPLWEMWVIEGYRTESGAEGVVVFSKMHHATVDGVSGSNLISHLCSLEPDAAPMALGEPESTGREPGQGELLGRAVLSNLARPLNAVRLVTPSVQLVTRTIGRARAGTAMAAPFSAPRTSFNGTITGHRAIALADLELEDVRQLKNATGTTVNDVVLAVAGGALRSYLDDRGELPATSLLATVPVSVREQSRHATGANKVSALFTKLGTDFEDPLERLRDLAERNRFAKEHHAAISADSLQDWAEFAAPRTFGLAMRAYAGLRLPERHPVVHNLVISNVPGPPVPLYFMGARIEALYPLGPVFHGAGLNITVMSNHGRIHVGIIACRESLPDVDDLVRRFPAELATLKAAVVADRLADGVVTPVKRTRKRASTR from the coding sequence ATGGACCGTCTGTCGGGGCTCGACGCGAGCTTCCTCTACCTCGAGACCCCCGCGCAGCTCATGCACGTGTGCGGCGTGATCGTGCTCGACCCGAGCACGATGCCCGGCGGCTACTCCTTCGAGGCCCTCCGCGACCACCTCGAGGCGGCGGTGCGCGACGTCTCGACGTTCACCCGCAAGGTGCGCCCGGTCCCCCTGGGACTGGACCACCCGATCTGGGTCCAGGACCGGCACTTCGCCATCGACCGGCACGTGCACCGGCTCGCCCTGCCGGCCCCGGGCGGCTACCGCGAGCTCACCGAGCTCACCAGCCACCTGGCGGGCCTGCCGTTGGACCGCTCACGGCCGCTGTGGGAGATGTGGGTGATCGAGGGCTACCGCACCGAGAGCGGTGCCGAGGGCGTGGTCGTCTTCTCGAAGATGCACCACGCGACCGTCGACGGCGTCTCGGGATCGAACCTGATCTCCCACCTGTGCAGCCTCGAGCCGGACGCCGCGCCGATGGCGCTCGGCGAGCCGGAGTCGACCGGCCGCGAGCCGGGCCAGGGTGAGCTGCTCGGGCGCGCGGTGCTGAGCAACCTGGCCCGGCCGCTGAACGCCGTACGCCTGGTGACGCCGTCGGTGCAGCTTGTCACGCGGACGATCGGCCGGGCCCGCGCCGGTACGGCGATGGCCGCGCCGTTCTCGGCGCCGCGCACCTCGTTCAACGGCACCATCACCGGGCACCGCGCGATCGCGCTGGCCGACCTGGAGCTCGAGGACGTCCGCCAGCTCAAGAACGCCACCGGCACGACCGTCAACGACGTCGTGCTCGCGGTGGCCGGCGGCGCGCTGCGTTCCTACCTCGACGACCGGGGCGAGTTGCCGGCCACCTCGCTGCTGGCGACGGTCCCGGTCTCCGTGCGCGAGCAGTCGCGCCACGCCACCGGCGCCAACAAGGTGTCGGCGCTGTTCACCAAGCTCGGTACCGACTTCGAGGACCCCCTCGAGCGGCTGCGCGACCTGGCCGAGCGCAACCGGTTCGCGAAGGAGCACCACGCGGCGATCAGCGCGGACTCGCTCCAGGACTGGGCGGAGTTCGCGGCGCCGCGGACCTTCGGCCTGGCGATGCGTGCGTACGCCGGCCTGCGGCTGCCCGAGCGGCACCCGGTCGTGCACAACCTGGTGATCTCCAACGTGCCCGGCCCGCCGGTGCCGCTGTACTTCATGGGCGCCCGGATCGAGGCGCTCTACCCCCTCGGCCCGGTCTTCCACGGCGCCGGCCTGAACATCACCGTGATGTCCAACCACGGCCGGATCCACGTGGGGATCATCGCCTGCCGTGAGTCGCTGCCCGACGTCGACGACCTGGTCCGGCGGTTCCCGGCCGAGCTGGCGACCCTCAAGGCGGCGGTCGTGGCCGACCGGCTGGCCGACGGGGTGGTGACGCCGGTCAAGCGGACCCGGAAGCGCGCCTCGACCCGCTGA
- a CDS encoding alpha/beta hydrolase yields the protein MSFLRRQLVTAALTANAIRPVPGFRAGIPSFAAGWLTSELAPHLLALTAADAAAHVRGGRRSRAGLAFAAASLAGQAFLVDQARRVRTDAEDALVEGLGYDYIEQLDAKPTPAELAVPWRRLVNPFRMRDLAVRVDKDIAYAPEHGKRGLLDVYRPAEGELSGAPVLLQVHGGGWTIGNKDQQGLPLMHHLAAKGWVCVAINYRLAPRDPFPAQIVDVKRAIAWIREHIEEYGGDPDYIAITGGSAGGHLTALAAVTANDPAYQPGFEGADTSVAVAIPHYGVYDFAGCTGLRSAEQMRDRFLAPRVVKRSWAEDPEVFEAGTPLLRVGKDAPDFFVLHGAHDSLVSVEQARLFVQRLREVSGATVVYAELPGAQHAFDVFPSIRSQHVVRAIDRYLHWHWNGWRREHGVPAPTAEAGEG from the coding sequence ATGTCGTTCCTGCGCCGCCAGCTCGTGACCGCCGCCCTGACCGCGAACGCGATCCGGCCGGTGCCGGGCTTCCGGGCCGGGATCCCCTCCTTCGCGGCGGGCTGGCTGACCTCGGAGCTCGCGCCGCACCTGCTGGCACTGACCGCCGCCGACGCCGCCGCGCACGTGCGCGGCGGCCGGCGCAGTCGTGCGGGGCTGGCGTTCGCCGCGGCCAGCCTCGCCGGGCAGGCCTTCCTGGTCGACCAGGCCCGCCGGGTGCGCACCGACGCCGAGGACGCGCTCGTCGAGGGCCTCGGCTACGACTACATCGAGCAGCTGGACGCCAAGCCGACCCCGGCCGAGCTCGCGGTGCCGTGGCGCAGGCTGGTCAACCCGTTCCGGATGCGGGACCTGGCCGTCCGGGTCGACAAGGACATCGCCTACGCCCCCGAGCACGGCAAGCGCGGCCTCCTCGACGTCTACCGGCCCGCCGAGGGCGAGCTGTCCGGCGCGCCGGTGCTGCTGCAGGTGCACGGCGGCGGGTGGACCATCGGGAACAAGGACCAGCAGGGCCTCCCGCTGATGCACCACCTCGCCGCCAAGGGCTGGGTCTGCGTGGCGATCAACTACCGGCTCGCGCCCCGCGACCCGTTCCCGGCCCAGATCGTCGACGTGAAGCGGGCCATCGCGTGGATCCGCGAGCACATCGAGGAGTACGGCGGGGACCCGGACTACATCGCCATCACCGGCGGCTCCGCCGGCGGGCACCTCACCGCCCTGGCCGCCGTGACCGCGAACGACCCGGCGTACCAGCCCGGCTTCGAGGGCGCGGACACCAGCGTCGCGGTGGCGATCCCCCACTACGGGGTCTACGACTTCGCCGGCTGCACCGGCCTGCGCAGCGCCGAGCAGATGCGCGACCGGTTCCTGGCGCCCCGGGTGGTCAAGCGCAGCTGGGCCGAGGACCCGGAGGTCTTCGAGGCCGGCACGCCACTACTGCGGGTGGGCAAGGACGCGCCGGACTTCTTCGTGCTGCACGGCGCCCACGACTCGCTGGTGTCGGTGGAGCAGGCGCGGCTGTTCGTGCAGCGGCTCCGCGAGGTCTCCGGCGCGACCGTCGTCTACGCCGAGCTGCCCGGCGCCCAGCACGCGTTCGACGTGTTCCCCTCGATCCGCAGCCAGCACGTGGTCCGCGCCATCGACCGGTACCTGCACTGGCACTGGAACGGCTGGCGGCGCGAGCACGGCGTCCCGGCCCCGACCGCGGAGGCCGGCGAGGGCTAG
- a CDS encoding lytic transglycosylase domain-containing protein, translating into MHAIRTVRLAAGAVATLATVAVVAAGSFGGGPAAGPGPARDVVITVDSGSGSTDVPIVAPSSTQARQVAHEPRRAPVMTTAALAHLDIPVEAVGAYRTAAAVLHEVDPGCGLSWTLLAAIGRVESDHGRYAGATLGSDGVSAPLIRGVALDGSGPVARVHDTDAGTVDGDRRWDRAVGPMQFLPSTWAAVGVDADGDGRRSADDLDDAALGAAVFLCAAPGDLDTRSGRRTAVLRYNPSTAYARDVLAAERAYRAGDYALPVPTTYGDGPLAVRALGPLTGPATPTAPGPSGPGTAGPEHGVPHAEQVGPGPGPGPTNGPTEPSTEPTTEPTTGPTEGPTDGPGDAPNTEAPDPTPDPTDPTTEPAETEELTGTLQACGTEDEPAWCLDDTVLDVGDDDLLAATALADFDADGAVETNAEELAGLADSEVTVTLTVPATNDEDPELVAIGADAYRSDPPAEPEGSS; encoded by the coding sequence ATGCACGCCATCCGGACCGTTCGACTGGCCGCCGGCGCGGTCGCGACCCTGGCGACGGTCGCCGTGGTCGCCGCGGGGTCGTTCGGCGGTGGGCCGGCCGCCGGTCCCGGTCCGGCGCGGGACGTGGTCATCACGGTGGACTCCGGGTCCGGCAGCACCGACGTCCCGATCGTCGCACCGTCCTCGACGCAGGCCCGGCAGGTCGCGCACGAGCCCCGTCGGGCGCCGGTGATGACGACCGCGGCGCTCGCACACCTCGACATCCCGGTCGAGGCGGTCGGTGCCTACCGGACGGCCGCCGCGGTGCTGCACGAGGTCGACCCCGGGTGTGGGCTGTCCTGGACCCTCCTGGCGGCGATCGGCCGGGTCGAGTCCGACCACGGCCGGTACGCCGGCGCCACCCTCGGCTCGGACGGCGTGTCCGCACCGCTGATCCGCGGGGTCGCCCTGGACGGCAGCGGACCGGTCGCCCGGGTCCACGACACCGACGCCGGCACCGTCGACGGCGACCGGCGCTGGGACCGCGCGGTCGGGCCGATGCAGTTCCTGCCCAGCACCTGGGCGGCCGTGGGCGTGGACGCCGACGGCGACGGCCGCCGCTCGGCCGACGACCTCGACGACGCCGCGCTCGGCGCGGCCGTGTTCCTGTGCGCCGCGCCCGGTGACCTCGACACCCGCTCCGGGCGCCGGACCGCGGTGCTGCGCTACAACCCGTCCACGGCGTACGCCCGGGACGTGCTCGCGGCCGAGCGCGCCTACCGGGCCGGCGACTACGCGCTGCCCGTGCCGACGACGTACGGCGACGGCCCGCTCGCGGTGCGCGCGCTCGGCCCGCTCACCGGGCCGGCGACGCCGACCGCGCCGGGGCCGTCCGGGCCGGGGACGGCCGGTCCCGAGCACGGGGTGCCGCACGCCGAGCAGGTCGGCCCCGGGCCGGGACCCGGCCCCACGAACGGCCCGACCGAGCCCAGTACCGAGCCCACCACCGAGCCCACGACGGGGCCGACCGAGGGCCCGACGGACGGTCCCGGCGACGCCCCGAACACCGAGGCGCCGGATCCCACCCCGGACCCCACGGACCCGACGACCGAGCCGGCCGAGACCGAGGAGCTCACCGGCACGTTGCAGGCCTGTGGCACCGAGGACGAGCCCGCCTGGTGCCTGGACGACACCGTCCTCGACGTCGGCGACGACGACCTGCTCGCGGCCACCGCGCTCGCGGACTTCGATGCCGACGGTGCGGTCGAGACCAACGCCGAGGAGCTCGCCGGCCTCGCCGACAGCGAGGTCACCGTGACGCTCACCGTCCCCGCGACCAACGACGAGGACCCCGAGCTGGTCGCCATCGGCGCGGACGCCTACCGCTCCGACCCGCCTGCCGAGCCCGAGGGCAGCAGCTAG
- a CDS encoding acyl-CoA dehydrogenase family protein produces MSIGISDEHVELAATLRKWAADLRGRELARTVEEDPAARFDTVWSALSEMGVPTIGVAESAGGGGGSTLDVAVALEACAHELVPGPLLGPAVAALVLGERLPAGAVVGLVLGEAVWDAPSATHVLAEVDAGWRLLPRDAVELTPSRGVDLSRRFGCLQVLDGSAGEPVRATTDGVRRAAVTLAAAEAAGIARWCLATAVEYAGVREQFGQRIGSFQAIKHLCAEMLETAESVTAAAWDVAVAASGAEEQWTFAADVAATVAFDGAIEVAKSCIQVLGGIGFTFEHDAHLYLRRAVALRALVGDSDAAADRLTTAAVAGVRRRVQLDLLGRDDAVRDEVRANVDRIAALPVEERRAAFVETGYLTPHWPAPYGLGADPVTQIVIDQEFARAGLERPDIVIAGWALPTILEHGTDEQRERFVRPSLLGDLVWCQLFSEPGAGSDLASLRTRAERVEGGWRLTGQKVWTSVAERADWGICLARTNPDAPKHRGITYFLVDMRNSSDIDVRPLREITGQALFNEVFLDDVFVPDEMVVGEVDDGWRLARTTLANERVAMASSRLGTSTERAVELAAAGVTPAQRVAVGHSIALATVCALLGVRSTLRSLAGQGPGAESSVAKLLGVRNRQDGAELVVSLHGDRAVLGDDEAVRADVWELLNTRCLSIAGGTTQILRNVAGERILGLPR; encoded by the coding sequence ATGTCGATCGGGATCTCCGACGAGCACGTCGAGCTGGCCGCCACCCTGCGCAAGTGGGCCGCCGACCTGCGCGGCCGCGAGCTGGCGCGGACCGTCGAGGAGGACCCGGCCGCGAGGTTCGACACCGTCTGGAGCGCGCTGAGCGAGATGGGCGTGCCGACGATCGGGGTGGCCGAGTCCGCCGGTGGCGGGGGTGGGTCCACGCTGGACGTCGCCGTCGCGCTGGAGGCCTGCGCGCACGAGCTGGTGCCGGGGCCGCTGCTCGGCCCGGCCGTCGCCGCCCTCGTGCTCGGGGAGCGGCTGCCGGCGGGCGCGGTCGTCGGGCTCGTGCTCGGCGAGGCCGTCTGGGACGCGCCATCGGCGACGCACGTGCTCGCCGAGGTCGACGCCGGGTGGCGACTGCTGCCGCGCGACGCCGTGGAGCTGACGCCCTCCAGGGGGGTGGACCTGAGCCGCCGGTTCGGCTGCCTGCAGGTGCTCGACGGGTCCGCCGGCGAACCGGTCCGGGCGACGACGGACGGCGTACGACGCGCGGCCGTCACCCTCGCCGCCGCCGAGGCCGCGGGCATCGCCCGCTGGTGCCTGGCGACCGCGGTGGAGTACGCAGGAGTCCGCGAGCAGTTCGGGCAGCGGATCGGCAGCTTCCAGGCGATCAAGCACCTGTGCGCGGAGATGCTGGAGACCGCCGAGTCGGTGACCGCGGCGGCGTGGGACGTGGCGGTCGCCGCCTCCGGCGCAGAGGAGCAGTGGACGTTCGCGGCCGACGTCGCCGCGACGGTCGCCTTCGACGGTGCGATCGAGGTCGCGAAGTCCTGCATCCAGGTGCTCGGCGGGATCGGCTTCACCTTCGAGCACGACGCCCACCTCTACCTGCGCCGGGCGGTCGCCCTGCGCGCGCTGGTCGGCGACAGCGATGCTGCGGCCGACCGGCTCACGACCGCCGCCGTCGCGGGCGTGCGACGGCGGGTCCAGCTCGACCTCCTGGGCCGCGACGACGCGGTCCGCGACGAGGTACGTGCGAACGTCGACCGGATCGCGGCGCTCCCGGTCGAGGAGCGTCGCGCCGCCTTCGTCGAGACCGGCTACCTCACCCCGCACTGGCCCGCGCCGTACGGCCTGGGCGCCGACCCGGTGACCCAGATCGTGATCGACCAGGAGTTCGCCCGCGCCGGGCTGGAGCGACCCGACATCGTGATCGCCGGCTGGGCGCTCCCGACGATCCTCGAGCACGGCACCGACGAGCAGCGCGAGCGGTTCGTGCGGCCCTCGTTGCTCGGCGACCTGGTGTGGTGCCAGCTGTTCTCCGAGCCCGGAGCGGGCTCGGACCTGGCCTCGTTGCGCACCCGCGCCGAGCGGGTCGAGGGCGGCTGGCGGCTGACCGGCCAGAAGGTCTGGACCTCCGTCGCCGAGCGCGCCGACTGGGGGATCTGCCTGGCGCGGACGAACCCCGACGCGCCCAAGCACCGGGGCATCACCTACTTCCTCGTCGACATGAGGAACAGCAGCGACATCGACGTGCGGCCGCTGCGCGAGATCACCGGCCAGGCGCTGTTCAACGAGGTGTTCCTGGACGACGTCTTCGTGCCCGACGAGATGGTGGTCGGCGAGGTCGACGACGGCTGGCGGCTCGCCCGGACCACCCTGGCCAACGAGCGGGTCGCGATGGCGAGCAGCCGGCTCGGCACCAGCACCGAGCGGGCCGTCGAGCTGGCGGCCGCCGGCGTCACGCCCGCCCAGCGGGTCGCGGTGGGGCACTCGATCGCGCTCGCCACGGTCTGCGCGCTGCTCGGCGTCCGCTCGACGCTGCGCTCGCTCGCCGGCCAGGGGCCGGGTGCGGAGTCGAGCGTGGCCAAGCTGCTCGGCGTACGCAACCGCCAGGACGGCGCCGAGCTCGTCGTCTCGCTGCACGGCGACCGCGCGGTCCTCGGCGACGACGAGGCGGTCCGGGCGGACGTGTGGGAGCTGCTGAACACCCGCTGCCTCTCGATCGCGGGCGGTACGACGCAGATCCTGCGCAACGTCGCGGGGGAGCGGATCCTGGGCCTGCCGCGCTGA
- a CDS encoding class I SAM-dependent methyltransferase: MPADLLPHALAAKGFMPEDEGLLLHRVARERLPHGPVLEVGTYCGKSAIYLGAAAREVTGPQAVVFTVDHHRGSEENQAGWEHHDPTLVDEESGLMDTLPVFRRTIARARLEDQVVAVVGRSTTVSAHWRTPLSMLFIDGGHAEEHAQNDYAGWAHWIMRDGLLVIHDVFPDPADGGQPPYHVFLRALASGAFTEVEALGSMRVLRRTAGEAGAPLDRPSAG, translated from the coding sequence ATGCCCGCCGACCTGCTCCCCCACGCGCTCGCGGCCAAGGGGTTCATGCCCGAGGACGAGGGCCTGCTGCTGCACCGGGTGGCGCGCGAGCGGCTGCCGCACGGCCCGGTGCTCGAGGTCGGCACCTACTGCGGCAAGTCGGCGATCTACCTCGGCGCGGCGGCGAGAGAGGTGACCGGCCCGCAGGCCGTGGTCTTCACCGTCGACCACCACCGCGGCTCGGAGGAGAACCAGGCCGGCTGGGAGCACCACGACCCGACGCTCGTCGACGAGGAGTCCGGGCTGATGGACACGCTGCCGGTGTTCCGCCGCACGATCGCCCGGGCCCGGCTCGAGGACCAGGTGGTCGCGGTCGTCGGCCGCAGCACGACCGTGAGCGCCCACTGGCGCACGCCGCTGTCGATGTTGTTCATCGACGGCGGGCACGCCGAGGAGCACGCCCAGAACGACTACGCCGGCTGGGCGCACTGGATCATGCGCGACGGGCTGCTGGTGATCCACGACGTGTTCCCGGACCCCGCCGACGGCGGCCAGCCGCCGTACCACGTCTTCCTCCGCGCGCTCGCGAGCGGCGCCTTCACCGAGGTCGAGGCACTGGGCTCGATGCGGGTGCTACGCCGCACCGCCGGCGAGGCTGGAGCCCCCCTGGATCGACCGAGCGCCGGCTGA